A segment of the bacterium genome:
TCTGACTTCGCGAAGGGATTGTCCGGGGGTATTTTGCCCTCAGGGGTCAGCCGGACGATCTTCCCCAGTTCGTTTTCAAGGTTTTGCGCCTCGTAACGCCGGACAGATCTTTCACCTAGAGTGACGAAAAGCCCCCCTTTGGAGTCGAAGACGAGCCTTGAGCCGAAGTGGGCCTGGCTCTCCACCGGGGGAGACTGGCGGAAGATTACCTCGACCTCGCGGAGTCCGTTCCCGTCGAGTCTGCCGCGCGCCACCGCCGTGCGGTTGGTCCTTCCCGGACCCCTTTCGCTGAACGAAAGATAGACGAAACCGTTTTTGGCGAAATCCGGATCCAGAGCCACGTCGAGCAGCCCTCCCTGTCCCTGCGCGTAGACCTCGGGAACGCCCGCGAGGGGAGGGGAGAGACTCCAGTCAGCGCCCAGCAGCCTGAGAGTCCCCTGTCTTTCGGTCACCAGTTTTCTTCCGTCGGGTAAAAACGCCATACCCCAGGGATGGGAGAGCCCTTCGGCCACGACCTCCTTTAAAAGCGTACTCTCGGTAACCGGCACTTCGGCGGGCTTTTCGACCGCCCCCGCCATTCCCAGCAGGAAAACCGACAAAACCACGATTCCGATGCTCGAAGCCTTGCGAAATACCGCCATGACGTATCCTCACACGCCTCCCCCGGATTTTTACCTAAAATATA
Coding sequences within it:
- a CDS encoding PQQ-dependent sugar dehydrogenase, with the translated sequence MAGAVEKPAEVPVTESTLLKEVVAEGLSHPWGMAFLPDGRKLVTERQGTLRLLGADWSLSPPLAGVPEVYAQGQGGLLDVALDPDFAKNGFVYLSFSERGPGRTNRTAVARGRLDGNGLREVEVIFRQSPPVESQAHFGSRLVFDSKGGLFVTLGERSVRRYEAQNLENELGKIVRLTPEGKIPPDNPFAKSDSPVFSYGHRNVQGAAINPATGELWISEHGPQGGDEINIVRPGRNYGWPVVTYGAEYVTGAKIGQGVRKAGIEDGIRIWAPSIAPAGMAFYTGDRYPGWKGSLFVAALRGEMLVRLTLEGEKVVAEERLIPTPGRRLRDVRQGPDGYLYALTDEEEGEVWRILPGRSEK